AAAAATTTATCCGTATCCATCGCACAGCCTGATCCGATTAGGCCCTGCCACCATCCGCCTTCTCCCCCCGCATGACAGCCTTCCGTATAGCCGTGGCAGACCAAAATTGCGTTATCACCCGAAGGATTTAAACGCCCCCAAGTTTCATAGGCGAGGTCCGCATTCTGAAGTCGCCCACCGAGTTCCAGGTCTAGTTCATCAATGTTAAAATTTTCAGGCACGGTCGACTCTGCACAAGAGGGATTTGAGATTTGTTTGCTCGGAAACTGGATCACGCTGAGTTCTATCGGTTAGAAAGTTCACCGACTTCCATGGATGAAATGGTTGGCGTTCGTCCCAACCGATGGGTAGGAAAACCGCGTGATCGCGAATGCCGTTGGTGATCCAAGCGACGGCTTCAACCGAGCCATGCGACGTCGCGACGCGAACTTTATCGCCGTCTTCGATGCCGCGTTCTTTGGCACGGTCTGGATGGATTTGGCAATACATATCCGGGCACATTTCCTGGGCCTGCCAGAAATAATGGGTCCAACTGTGGAAGTGGGCCGCGGATGCACGGCCCGTGACCAATTCCAGCTCGAACCCTTCGGCGCGAAGCTTCTGTCCCGGCGTATCATTGCCGGGCGACACCAGCCGCCCTGGTGACCCGGACGTCGGGGCCGGGTGGAAGGGATTGATGACACCTTCGCCGCCATCGTCTTGCAATAGCTCGACATAAGGGAGATCAATCCGCTGTTCGCGTTCAGAATAAAAAATCGGCAAGGCGGAAAGCCCCATGGTTTGGAACTTTGCTTCCATCTCTTCGGTCCAGAATTCGAGCTTACCCGAGGGTGTTGGAAAACGATGGCCGTCGGGTTTACCCACCGCCGTGGTGCCTTCCTGGTACAAGGTATCAATCTCAGGCGCGTCTTCGGTGGCGACAGGGAACCGAACCCAGCGATACGGGTTTGAGTGTAGACGTTTCTGGGTGACGCCTTTCAGGTGCAAATTATCTTTGATGCAAACCTCATCCCAGAAAAGTGCTGAGTCTTTGTATTCCTCTTTCAGCACATCGTCGAAGCCCAAGCGCTTGCCAAGTTCGATCCAAATCCAGCCGTCCGGTTTTGCTTCGCCGGGGGGATCAATCAGGCGATCAATCCAGACGATGCGCCGGTCATCATTTGTGCGCCCGATCTCGCCTTTCTCAATGCCTGCTGCTGCCGGCAAAACATAATCCGCAAAGGCAGACGTCGCATTGGCAAATAATTCAATATGAACAATCAGGTCGAGAGCCTCGAAGGCCTCGCGGACCGTATTCTGGCCTGGCCATTGGCCGAAGGGATTGTTGCACGCAATCATCGCCTTCATCGGGTAAGGCTTACCGATGCGCATGGCTTCGGTCCAACCGGACGGGCTTTTCCGAATTTTAGGTTTTTTGATTTTAGGGCGACGGTCAGCGGGGGCATCTGGCGCAATCGGCGGTCCGGCAGTCATGTTGAAATACGCACCGCCCGGCCGGCCCCAATTGCCGGTGATCGCGGCCACAAACATCAAGGCCCGGTTGGTTTGAGTTGAATTGGTATGCTGGTTGATACCGCGCGACCCGAACATGATGCAGCCATCCGCTGCTGCTATTTCTTCGGCTAGTCTGCGGATGTCATCAGCGGAGAGGCCCGTAACAGGAGCCGCCCAATCTGGCGAATAGCCTTTTTCAAAAATCAGATCGCGCCAGTTCTCCCAACCAACAACCCAGTCTTCGCAGAATTCTTTGTCTTGCAGCCCTTGGTCCAGAATGTGGTAAGCCAACGCCAACGCCAACGCCATGTCAGTTCCGGGGCGCACGCCCAACCACCGGTCCGCCTTAGCCGCTGTTGGCGTCAAGCGTGGGTCAATCACCACCATTTTTGCGCCATGCTTGATGCGCCAATCATTGATCATGCCGAAATAGACGGGTCGGGTTTCGGCCTGGTTATCGCCGAAATAAACATACAGTTCGGCCGAACCCATATCGTTTTCGGTATAACTATTGCCAGAGCCAATGGCTCCTTGGGTCAACTGATAGGCGACTGATTTTCCGGCGGCACAGAATGGGTCGGTGCCTTCCAGGTTGGGCGTGCCGAATAGCTGGGCAAACAAGCGCACATATGCTGCTCTGGTGATGATGCCGGTGCGGGTACCCGCAAACAAGCCGAGGGCCTCAGCCCCGAATTCATCGCGAACGGCTTTCAGCTTGTCGGCAATTTCGTCGAGCGCTTGATCCCAGAAGATGGGTTCGAACTTTCCTTCGCCGCGCGCACCGACACGCTTCAAAGGTCGTTCCAGGCGTTTATCGCTGTTATAAAGCTGCAAGGTCATTTGCGATTTCGCACAGACCTTCCCCTTCAACAACGGGTCATCTTCGTTGCCCGTAATGCGGACCAGCTTGTCGCCTTTGAAATGAAACTTGGTGCTGCAGCAATTGAAGCAGATGTTACAGCCGCCGGGCTCCACCCGATCTGGTTCCCGGTCGGGCCGTGCCTCGCGGTAGGGAAAGCTGGGAGATTTTTTCTGGAAGACACCTTGCGCAACAGGTGAGTCCATAAACTTAGGCCGCCGGACTTGTTCTTTATCAATCGGGCGCAGGCCATCGATGCGGTTATCTCGGGGCAGCGCATCCAGATAAACCGTCGCGGGATTTAGCAGAAAATGGTCTTGGTCCCGCACCGTGCGATTTTCTTCTTTAGCCTGGGCCAGGTGATCGTTACGATCTCCAAACGAAATAGCATAACCCGGGCAAACGCTGGAACACGCCGGGATAAGGTCCTTTTGTCTTCGGTCATGACAAAGGTCACATTTAACCGAATGATGATCTTCCGCGTCATACCCCATGGCCCCATAGGGGCAGGCAATGACACATTCGCCGCAGCCGGTGCAACGGTTCTCCATCACCCGAACGACGCCAGTTTCCGGGTCTTTTTCAATCGCCTTTGGATTGACTGGGCAGGCGCGAAGACAGGCAGGTCGGTCGCAGTGCTGACACGTTACGGTTAGGAAATCAAAAGCGCCGCCGTCCGGGTCGCCCAGCCACGCGACTTTATTTCGAAATTCACCCGGTCCCAGGCCATGTTCTGCCTTGCACGCCGCCTCACAGCTTTTGCAGCCAATGCAGCGTTCCAGGTCAATCATCAGGGCCAAGCGATTTGAAATATTGTTCATCGTGCTCACCATGCCGCCAAATGCCACCAAGTGATGTCGCCATAGTCGGCAACATACCCAGCGAAGAATGTTACGGTAATGATATGAATGATAACACCCAATACGAACAAAGCCGCAAGTGCACGATGCACCATCCACCAATAGCCTTGCATTACGGACACAGCTTCACGAGTTCCCATAAGCGCATTTTCTTCCGCCACCAGCTTGGCATAACGCCAAGACGATATGGGTTTCGAACGCCAATGGCCCGGACGCAGAGAAAAAGTTCCCTCGTTCGCACTGGGATCAAGTGCGCTTAGAAGAGTTTGTTTTTGGTCGATCAGGGCCTGCAATCGGGTTTTATCCAGCTTCGGACCATCGGCCGAAAAGTTTTTGTGCTTTTGGGAAAACGTCGCTGATATCTGGCGCGACAAGCGTACCCGCGCCCAAATTCCCAACGCCATCAATCCCAAGATCGCCAGATACAAAAGCGCCGGTGGACGGGTCAGATTCCCCGTCCCATGCACCGCAACCAACACTGCCCCCGCACAGGCGCAAATTACGTGAGCGATGTAGTAAGTAGGGGCGCGGTCCCCGCCACCGCCGCGCTTAACTGCGACAAAGAGCACAGAAACCAATAGCAACAGCGCGCCCGCAACGCCCGTTAAGTACAATTCAGGACTTCCGGCTTTCCGCCAAGCCTCCGGCAAACCGGGAAACAGCGCGACATAATACACCGCCACCGCCACCAAAACGGCGATGCCGAGTGCTTTTAGCGGCGCGTTTCCAAGAACCGGTCGATTCTTAAAAGCCGTCTGTTCGTCGGGGAGTGATCCATCCATTGCGGTGAAAATGTATCCTCTTTCGGGACCCTAGGAAAAGGCTTTCCGCTTAAAAAATTATTGCTTTTTGGGAGCCACGTTTAATAGTCGCGGAGTTATTTAAAAAATTAGGAACGAACATGCCAAGTACGGTCGAGACACTCGTCGAGTCATTTCAAGAAGCTGGCACGCCTTTTATGGTAGGCCACCCTGGCGGAGAATCAGTTGAACTGTTGGACGCGGCGCGGCGCGCCGATATGCGGTTTATCCTGATGAAACAGGAATCCGCTGCCGCCATGATGGCTGCAACTTGGGGTGAAATCACTGGCTCGCCGGGTGTTTGTCTTTCAACCTGCGGACCTGGGACTGCAAACATGACAAACGGCATTGCGCACGCCTGGATGGATCGCAGTCCGCTGATCGCTGTGACGGGGCAATATGCGTCACACGTTTATGAGACCGGGCTCCGGCAACGTATGGATCAAAAGGCCCTGTTCGCGCCGATCACCAAATATAGCATGTCGATCAACAGTAAAACCGTGAGCCATCAAATTCGCCGCGCGATGCGGATCGCGACATCCCACGCGCCCGGCCCCATTCATTGTGATTTGCCAGAAGATCAATCCCTACTGGACGCGGGTGAAATGGTCGCCGATGCACCGCTGATGCCAAATGTTCTTTCGCTTGTGCCTGATGAAGAAGGTCTTACCGACGCGCTGCAAATGCTCAAAGACGCCAAACAGCCCATTCTGATTGTCGGGATGGGTGTCCTTTGGTGTGACGCGGCAGAGGAGTTGGTGGCGTTCGCGGAGCATCTAGGCGCTCCCGTTTTAACGACAACAAAATGCAAAGGCGCTATTCCTGAAGACCATCCGCTCCGCGCGGGTTGCATCATCGGCGGCTTGATCGAACGAAAGCTGATCAACTCATCGGACTTGATTGTAACCCTCGGCCTCGATGGCATCGAACTTCAGCCCAAGCCGTGGCCTTACACGCTGCCGGTTCTGTCCTTGGCCAGCGTCCCGAATTTGGATGCCGTCATTCCGTCCACGATGGAAGTCATTGGTGATTTAAAAGTTCTGTTATCGAGCTTGACTGAATTTGTTTCTGAAGGGTCCGGTTGGGGCGAAGCCGCCGCCGATAACTTTCGCACTCAAGTCTCGGCGGCCCTGGATGTCCCAACCAAAGGACTGTCGCCGCAGAGCGCGCTGGAAGTGGTCAATGCGGTCATGCCACGAAATACGGTTGCAACGTGTGATGCCGGGGCCAGCCGATTGTTGGTGGTTCAGAAGTGGGAATCGTACGGCGCGAAAGACTTCCTCACTTCGAACGGATTGGCCACCATGGGCTACGCCATTCCAGGCGCGCTCGCGGCACGCATGGCGCATCCGGATCGACCGGTTATAGCATTCACCGGAGACGGCGGGTTTTTTATGGCAGTGGCCGAACTGCAAACCGCAACGCGAGAAAATCTGCCGATCATTGTCCTGGTGTTCGATGATTCCGAAATTGCACTGATCAGAGTGAAGCAGGAAGTGAAGGGCGTGACACCCTACGGTATCGGATTAGGCGGCGTCGACTGGGTAAAAATAGCCGAAGGATTTGGCGCTGACGGCGCGGTTGTTGATACAGATCATGCTTTGGGTGACGCCCTCAAAGCCGCCTTAAAATCAGGCCGCACGACCGTCATCGCAGCACGCATTGATTCGTCGTGCTACGTTGATCAATTCAACGCCTTACGGGAAGTCTAAAAATTAATTTGCCAGAACCGGCGCTTCACCCTGCAGCATAACCCGGTGCAGATAGCGCCGTTCCGACGGATCGATGCCGGCAGATCCTTGGTGCAAGGTGCTGCGGTTATCCCATACCAAGACATCACCCTTCTGCCACTTGTGGCTGTATTGAAATCGGGGTTGGATGCAATGGTCCAATAGTTCCTTAAGAAGATCAGTTGTTTCCTTTTCAGAGAGTCCTTCGACTTCTTCCATACGCATATCATTGAGATAGAGCGCCTTGCGACCCGTGTCCGGGTTTAACCGAACCAGCGGCTGCCAAACGCCTGGACTGCTATCTTCCTGTTCCTTGGTGCGAACGCCCATCTTACGGGGTGCGCGACTGGCTTGATAGACGTGCAGCACGCGGCGACCATTTATGAAATCTTTCATATCTTCCGAAAGCGCATCATAGGCCGCATACATATTTATAAATTGGGTGTCGCCGCCTTTGCTGGGAATATCAATCCCATACAGCATCGTCGCTTTCGGTGGTTCCGCAATATTGGAATGATCGGTGTGCCACGTCAGTCCGCGACGTTGGGGCACAATGCCGCCAACGCGCTTGTCATGGGCGTCGCTGGTGAGGGCCTCGACTTCCTTTTGACCGGGCAACAGATAGTTCGTCAGGATCGGAGCAACGGGAGTCCCTAAGTAACCGGCCCCCTTCAAAAATGCGTCGGGAGAGTCAAAGTTTTGCCCACGAAAGCAGGCGACTAAATTGTCCACAAAGGTTTTGTTGATGGCTGATTTGGTTTCGTCATCGAGAGTCTGGGTCAGATCAATTCCTGTGACCTCAGCACCCATCGTTTCGTTCAGTTGATTTACTTCCATGACGCACTTTCAATTTTAAAAATGGTTCCCAACAGTGTGGCGGACCAGAATTAATCGTCAAGGGATTTGGCGCCAGAATGGTATGGAAATAGAACACTAGCACGCACTAATAGATTCGGGTATGGTCACTTCGAACATAAGGGAGGGGAGAAGAATTTATAAAAAATTCACTCTCCAGTGAGCGTCTCACTTTTTCCCTTAAAATTTTAATTGTTTTCTTAGTCGGGAGGACTGAATGAAGAACAAATTAGTATACGGCCTTACGGTCGGCATTGGTGTTATCGCGGCGGTCGCGGCTTTCACCCCAAAAGCAGCAGAAGCGGCTGGCACAGCACCAAAATGTAGTACGGCCAAGCTGATCGTGCCTTGGAAGGCCGGCGGCGGCACCCAGGTGATCTTCGCGATCTTTGAAAAAGTCGTTAAGTCGATGAACATCCCTTCCAAGATCAAACTGGTGATGATCCCAGGTCAAGGCGGCAACAAAGGCGCCAAAGAAGCAGCCAAGTCCAAGCCAAATGGTTGCACGCTTTTCGCCATCCACCAGAGCGCCGTTACCAGCTATCTCAAGGGCCGTATTCCTTATCACTACAACAACTTCGAAACCATTGCGTTGTTGACCTCGACGCCAGATATCGTTGGCGCCTCGAAAAGTGTTCCTTGGAAAAACTTCAACGAGTTTAAGAAAGCCACACTGGCAGCTCCCGGCACCGTCAAGGTTGGCGCAACCTTCGGGTCTACCAGTCAGTTCTATTGGTTGGTCCTGGAAGACTTGACCGGTATGAAGTTCAAGTTCGTTCCTTATGACGGCACCCGCGAGCGGATGACGGCCATCCTTTCTGGCGCCATTGATATGGGCGGACTTAATGTTGCATCGGGACGGAAGTATCTCGAAAAGGGCGATCTTAAGGGTTTCGCTATTGCGTCAGCGAAGCGCTCCAAGCACTTGCCGAACATGCCAACTCTGAAAGAACTTGGCGTTGATATGATTTATGCTCTGCAACGCGGCATTGTCGCGCCAAAGGGAACACCAAAGCCTATCATCGAGTATTGGGCTAGCGTGTTTAAAAAGGCTGCTGCCGATCCTAGCTTCTTGAAGCAGATGGACGCGAAGGGAACCGGTGTTGAATACGTCGGGCCTGATGGCTACCGCAAGTGGGCAAACAAGATGTATAAAGACCACGAAAAGCTTGCCATCAAAATTGGCATGTGGAAGCCAAAGAAATAAGGACAAAAGACGAAGTTAGTTTGAATTCGGCCCGGGCCATTAAGCAAGGCCTGGGCCGTTTTCGATTTTTCCATTTTTTGTTCCAGGGGAGATTTCATGCAGCGTCTTAATCGTGACGCCGTCATCGCCATCGGATTACTGATATTTTGCGGCGTTTTTTTCTGGTCTAGTTTTGAAATTAAAGTAACTAATTATGGCGTCTTAGAGCCATCGACATGGCCGCGGGTGATTATCGGCGTCATGTCATTCCTGTCTTTGATTTATCTGATTCAATCCCTTCAGGGAAATCCAGCAGTCGCGACAGCAAAAAAGTCCGACCGCGACCCCGGATTTAAGAGTTGGCTTGTTTATTGGCGCAACCCGCTTTGGTGTTTTGGATTATTTTTTGTATATCTAGCTCTCCTTCCAATTCTCGGCATGCTTATTGACGGGATACTTTTTGTCTTTGTCCTGATGGGTGTCCTGGGCGGCTGGGACGGTCGGAAGCCTTTAGTTCACCTAGGCATTTCCATACTCGCCATCGGTTCCATGTGGAGCCTGTTCACCTTTGCCCTCGAAGTGATTTTGCCCCCCGGCATTTTCATGGACCCATTTTAGGAAGCTGGCATGGTTATCGATAACATAATTGCGGCCCTCGACGTGCTGGTCAACGGCCATGCCATGCTGCTCATGGCCGTGGGCGTATCTGCCGGTTTGATCGCTGGCGCAATTCCCGGCTTCACCATTGCAATGGCCGTAGTGCTTACCCTGCCGTTTACCTTTGCTATGCCTGCGCATTTAGGGCTGGCGACCATGGTGAGTGTTCTCGTCGGTGGCCTGTCAGGTGGCCTGATGGCGGGGATTTTAACCGGCATTCCTGGCACGCCATCGTCAGTGGCGACGACCTTCGACGGCTTTCCCATGGCCAGAAATGGCGAGC
The DNA window shown above is from Rhodospirillaceae bacterium and carries:
- a CDS encoding tripartite tricarboxylate transporter TctB family protein → MQRLNRDAVIAIGLLIFCGVFFWSSFEIKVTNYGVLEPSTWPRVIIGVMSFLSLIYLIQSLQGNPAVATAKKSDRDPGFKSWLVYWRNPLWCFGLFFVYLALLPILGMLIDGILFVFVLMGVLGGWDGRKPLVHLGISILAIGSMWSLFTFALEVILPPGIFMDPF
- a CDS encoding tripartite tricarboxylate transporter substrate binding protein is translated as MKNKLVYGLTVGIGVIAAVAAFTPKAAEAAGTAPKCSTAKLIVPWKAGGGTQVIFAIFEKVVKSMNIPSKIKLVMIPGQGGNKGAKEAAKSKPNGCTLFAIHQSAVTSYLKGRIPYHYNNFETIALLTSTPDIVGASKSVPWKNFNEFKKATLAAPGTVKVGATFGSTSQFYWLVLEDLTGMKFKFVPYDGTRERMTAILSGAIDMGGLNVASGRKYLEKGDLKGFAIASAKRSKHLPNMPTLKELGVDMIYALQRGIVAPKGTPKPIIEYWASVFKKAAADPSFLKQMDAKGTGVEYVGPDGYRKWANKMYKDHEKLAIKIGMWKPKK
- a CDS encoding TauD/TfdA family dioxygenase encodes the protein MEVNQLNETMGAEVTGIDLTQTLDDETKSAINKTFVDNLVACFRGQNFDSPDAFLKGAGYLGTPVAPILTNYLLPGQKEVEALTSDAHDKRVGGIVPQRRGLTWHTDHSNIAEPPKATMLYGIDIPSKGGDTQFINMYAAYDALSEDMKDFINGRRVLHVYQASRAPRKMGVRTKEQEDSSPGVWQPLVRLNPDTGRKALYLNDMRMEEVEGLSEKETTDLLKELLDHCIQPRFQYSHKWQKGDVLVWDNRSTLHQGSAGIDPSERRYLHRVMLQGEAPVLAN
- a CDS encoding thiamine pyrophosphate-binding protein, which gives rise to MPSTVETLVESFQEAGTPFMVGHPGGESVELLDAARRADMRFILMKQESAAAMMAATWGEITGSPGVCLSTCGPGTANMTNGIAHAWMDRSPLIAVTGQYASHVYETGLRQRMDQKALFAPITKYSMSINSKTVSHQIRRAMRIATSHAPGPIHCDLPEDQSLLDAGEMVADAPLMPNVLSLVPDEEGLTDALQMLKDAKQPILIVGMGVLWCDAAEELVAFAEHLGAPVLTTTKCKGAIPEDHPLRAGCIIGGLIERKLINSSDLIVTLGLDGIELQPKPWPYTLPVLSLASVPNLDAVIPSTMEVIGDLKVLLSSLTEFVSEGSGWGEAAADNFRTQVSAALDVPTKGLSPQSALEVVNAVMPRNTVATCDAGASRLLVVQKWESYGAKDFLTSNGLATMGYAIPGALAARMAHPDRPVIAFTGDGGFFMAVAELQTATRENLPIIVLVFDDSEIALIRVKQEVKGVTPYGIGLGGVDWVKIAEGFGADGAVVDTDHALGDALKAALKSGRTTVIAARIDSSCYVDQFNALREV
- a CDS encoding molybdopterin-dependent oxidoreductase, with the translated sequence MNNISNRLALMIDLERCIGCKSCEAACKAEHGLGPGEFRNKVAWLGDPDGGAFDFLTVTCQHCDRPACLRACPVNPKAIEKDPETGVVRVMENRCTGCGECVIACPYGAMGYDAEDHHSVKCDLCHDRRQKDLIPACSSVCPGYAISFGDRNDHLAQAKEENRTVRDQDHFLLNPATVYLDALPRDNRIDGLRPIDKEQVRRPKFMDSPVAQGVFQKKSPSFPYREARPDREPDRVEPGGCNICFNCCSTKFHFKGDKLVRITGNEDDPLLKGKVCAKSQMTLQLYNSDKRLERPLKRVGARGEGKFEPIFWDQALDEIADKLKAVRDEFGAEALGLFAGTRTGIITRAAYVRLFAQLFGTPNLEGTDPFCAAGKSVAYQLTQGAIGSGNSYTENDMGSAELYVYFGDNQAETRPVYFGMINDWRIKHGAKMVVIDPRLTPTAAKADRWLGVRPGTDMALALALAYHILDQGLQDKEFCEDWVVGWENWRDLIFEKGYSPDWAAPVTGLSADDIRRLAEEIAAADGCIMFGSRGINQHTNSTQTNRALMFVAAITGNWGRPGGAYFNMTAGPPIAPDAPADRRPKIKKPKIRKSPSGWTEAMRIGKPYPMKAMIACNNPFGQWPGQNTVREAFEALDLIVHIELFANATSAFADYVLPAAAGIEKGEIGRTNDDRRIVWIDRLIDPPGEAKPDGWIWIELGKRLGFDDVLKEEYKDSALFWDEVCIKDNLHLKGVTQKRLHSNPYRWVRFPVATEDAPEIDTLYQEGTTAVGKPDGHRFPTPSGKLEFWTEEMEAKFQTMGLSALPIFYSEREQRIDLPYVELLQDDGGEGVINPFHPAPTSGSPGRLVSPGNDTPGQKLRAEGFELELVTGRASAAHFHSWTHYFWQAQEMCPDMYCQIHPDRAKERGIEDGDKVRVATSHGSVEAVAWITNGIRDHAVFLPIGWDERQPFHPWKSVNFLTDRTQRDPVSEQTNLKSLLCRVDRA